The following DNA comes from Kineococcus rhizosphaerae.
CTCAGGGGGGTGTTCACGCGGCCGCGGGTCAGCGCGGGCGGCGGGGTGTTGTGCAGCGCCGCGCGGGGAGCGGCCACGAGCGGGGCACCGCCGTCGAGCGGGTTGCCCATGGCGTCGACGACGCGGCCCAGCAGCGCGGGGCCGACGGGGACGTCGGAGGGACGGCGGGTGGCGACGGCGGGGGCACCGGCGGCCAGGCCGGTGAGGTGGCCCAGCGGCAGGCAGCGCAGCTTCGAGCCCTCGGCCGCGACCACCTCGGCGGGGATCGAGCCCCGGTGGTCGCCGAGCAGGATCGTCTCCCCCACCGCGGCCTCCAGGCCGGCGACCTCGACGGACAGCCCGACGATGGCGCTGACGCGACCGATGACCTGGGGGGCGGCGGCCGTGGCTGCGCGGGCGACCTGGGGGGCCAGGAGCTCGCGCACGCCGGCGGCGAGGCGGTGCGACACCAGGTTCGTCGGGGCGTTCACGCCTGGACTCCGTCCGCGCCCTCTCCGACGAGAGCCGCCAGGGCCCGGGAGACGCTGGCGCGCAGGCCGGCGTCCACCTCGGTGTCACCCTGGCGCGCGATCGCGTCACCCGGCTGGACGGTGGGGTCGGGGAGGAAGCTCACGAGTTCTGTGTCGGACAGTGAGTGCTTCCCCTTGAGGGCGTCACCCGTCAGGACCATCAAGTCGGCCGGGTTGACCCGCACGGTGACGGGCTTCTCGGCGTCCAGGGGCTTCAGCGCGCGGCGCACGGCCTCCCCGACCTGGGAGTCCATGAGCTGGACCTCGCGGTCCAGGACGGCGCCGGCGAGCTCCAGGGCCAGCTCCAGGACGGTGTCGGCCAGCGCCCCGATCGCGGGTTCGCGCTCGGCGCGCAGGGCGTCGCCGGCGGCCAGCAGGGCCTCCTCGGCCCGGGTGCGGGCCGCGCGGCGCTCGTCGCGGTCGAGGCGGGCCGCGACGTGCGCGGCCTCCTTCTGGGCCTCCAGCTCCGCGGCGGCCTTCTCGGCCGCCTGGCGCATCCCGGCGGCCCAGCCGGCGGCGTAGCCCTCGGTGCGGGCCTGCTCGCGCAGCCGCACCAGCTCCTCGCCGTCCTCGCGCTGGGCGAGGTCGAGGCCCACGAAGCCGCGGGGGGACGTGCTCGTCGCCGCCGGGACGGCGACGAACACGCGGGGCTCGCGGCCCGCCGGGGTCGTGCTCGCCGGCTGGAAGTTACGAGACGAAGTCATCGTCACCGCCACGCGTCAGCACGATCTGGCCGGACTCCTCCAGCTGACGGATGATCGCGACGACCTTCTGCTGCGACTCCTCGACCGCGGACATGCGGACCGGGCCCATGAGCTCGATCTCGTCGAGGAGGTTCTCGCGGGCGCGTTCGGAGACGTTCTTGAGGATCTTGTCCCGGACCGTCTCGGTGACGCCCTTGAGGGCCGTGGCCAGGTCGGCCGTCTCGACCCCGCGCAGCACGAGCTGGATCGCGCGGTCGTCGAGGGTGGTGATGTCCTCGAAGACGAACATGAGGCCGCGGATCTCCTCGGCCAGGGCGGCGTTCTTGGCCGCCAGACCCTCGAGGATGGAGCGCTCGGTACCGCGGTCGGCGCGGTTGATGATGTCGACCAGGGGCTGGACGCCGCCGACGGCGGTGTTCGTCTTGGCCTGCAGCACGGTGGACGTGCGGCGCTGGACGACGTCCTCGACGAGGCGGACGTACTCGGAGCTGGTCGCCTCCATCGTGGCGATGCGCAGCGCGATGTCGGCCTGCATCTCGGCGGTGAGCCCGCCGAGGATCATCGAGGCCTGGTCGGGGCGCAGGTGCGCCACGACCAGGGCGATGGTCTGCGGGTGCTCCCCCGTCAGGAACGTGAGGATCTGCTGCGGGTCGGCCTGGTGCAGGAACTGGAAGGGCTGCACGACGGCCGCCTCGGCGACGCGGCCGAGGACCTCGGCCGCGCCCTCGGCGCCCAGGGCGCCCTCCAGCAGCGACTGGGCGTAGTCCAGACCGCCGAGCCCGCCGCGCAGCGGGGAGGCGATCATCCCGTGGAACTCCTCCAGGACCACGCCGGCCACCTCGGGGGTGACCGAGCGCAGCCGCAGGATCTCCGCGGTCAGCTCCTCGATCTCGGCCGGGCGCAGGTGCCCGAGCACCTTCGCGGCGTTCTCCTGACCGACCTGCAGGAGCAGGACGGCGGCCTTCTGCGCCCCGGTGAGGGGTGCGACCTCGAGCTCGGTGGACACCACGGGTCAGGACCTCCGATCGGCGAGCCAGCCGCGGAGCAGTTCCGCGACTTCCTCGGGCTGGCGGGAGACGAGTTCGACGACCTCGGTGCGGCGGGCGGCCGCGGCCTCCAGGGCCGGGTCCACCGGTGCTGCTTCGAGCGCCACAGGCTTCTCGACCGCCGGGGCGATCTCCTTGAGCCCGTCGGCCGGGGCCGTGATGTCGCCCAGCTGGAGGGGGTCGACGTCCAGGACGTCGACCGTCTCCACCTTGCGGCGGCGGAAGGCGATCAGGATGACGATCAGCATGATCAGGACGAGCAGGGCCAGCGCACCGGTCTTGCCGTAGCTGATGAGCTGCGCCTGCTGGTCGGCCTTCTCGGCCTTGGCCAGCTCGGCGGCGGCCGCGGTGGAGGCGGTGTTGTCGAACGCCGTCTTGACGACCGTGATCTGGTCCCCGCGGGTCGCGTCCACGCCGGCGGCCTGGGTGGCGATCTGCGTGACCTGGTTGACGTCCGCGGCCCCCGCCGCGCCCTTGGCGCCGGCGTTCAGCACGACCGAGACGGTCTGCTTGGTGACCTTGCCGGGGGCCTGCTTGACGACGGTGTTGGTCTCGTCGATCGCCGGGTTGGACGACCCGGAGGTCTTGGAGTACCCGCCGTTGCCCGAGCCGGCCGTGGAGGTGCCCGAGGGCACGGCGATGTTGTCCGGGCCCAGGACGCCCGTGGCGGCCGCCGAGCCCGACCCGTTGCCGTTGTAGACCTCCGTGCTGGTGGTCTGCGCCAGCGGGTCGATCTTCGTGGGCTGCGTGTACGTCTTGGACTGGACGGTCTTGTCGTCGAAGTCCAGGGTGGCCTTGACCGTGGCCTTGACGTTGCCCTGGCCGTAGATGCCCTCGAGGTAGGTCTGCAGGGCCGAGGAGGCCGAGGCGTTGTAGTCGGTCGTCTTCTCGTTCTGGGCGCTGGAGCCGGTGCCGTCGGAGGACAGCGTGTTGCCCTGGTCGTCGACCACGGACACGTTCTTGGGGTCCATGCCCTCGACGCCGCCGGCGACGAGGTTGACGATCGCGGTGACGTTGTCGTTGGACAGCGTCGTGCCCGGCTTGAGCTTGAGCAGGACCGAGGCGGTGGTCGGCTTCTGCTCGTCGAGGAAGACGTCCTTCTGCGGGACGGCGAGGTTCACGATGGCCTTCTGCACGCCGTCGATCGACTCGATCGTGGTCCCGAGCTCGGACTGCAGCGCGATCTGGTACTTCTTCTGCTGCATGAACTCCGAGGTCGTCACGCCGCTGTCGTCGAGCAGGGTGTAGCCCGAGCCGGTGTCGGCGGGCAGCCCCGCGCCGGCCATCGCCAGGCGCTCGGCGTCGACCTTGTCGGCCGGCACCAGGATCGACTTGCCGCCGTCGGCGATCTGGTACTTCACGCCGTCGGCGCTCAGCTTGTCGGTGATGGCGCTGGCGTCGGTGCCCGACAGGTTCGAGAACAGGGGCGAGTACGACGGCTTGGAGGCCCACTGCGAGAACAGGACGGCGCCGCCGAGCAGGGCGGCGACCACCGCGATGACGACGGCCTTCTGGCCGGTCGAAAACGTCCGGAAACCGGAGACGAAGTTCTTGGCGTTCTCGACGATCGCCGCGCTTCCCTTGGCCTTGGCCATCAGACCTGCATCCTCATGATCTCGTTGAAGGCGTCGACCGCCTTGTTGCGGACAGCGACGGTGAGCTGCGTGGCCAGCTGCGCTTCGTTGCTGGCGATCATGTAGTCGTGGACGTTGGTGAGGTCACCGGTGGCGGCCTTGACCGCCAGGTCGTCGGAGGTGGACTGCAGGCCCTGGAGCTTGTCGATCCCCCCCGACAGCAGGGAGGCGAAGTCCGTGCCCGAGGAGCCGTCCACCGAGGTGTTCGTGCCGATGCCGCTGATGCCCGTCGGGGCGAGGGCGGAGACCGAGCCGGTGTAGGTGGTCCCGGACCCGCCGCCGATCGCGCTGGTCATCTGGGCGTTGTCGGTGTCGGCGATCCCCTGGCCGTAGCCGGCGGCCAGCGTCCCCAGGGAGCTGGCGACGTCGCCGACGCCACCGATCGATTCGATGCTCACCTACCTCACCCCTTCCCGAGCTGCAGGGCGGAGGTGTAGGCCTCCTTGGCGGTGGTGATGGTCTGCAGGTTCGCCTGGTAGGCGCGCTGGGCCATCATCAGGCTCGTCATCTGGCTCGACATGTCGATGTCGGGGTACTTGACGTAGCCCTGGGCGTCGGCGAGGGGGTTGGTGGGCTCGTACACCCGCCGGCCCTCCGCGCTGCCGGTGACGACGCCGGCGACCTGCGTGCCCTTGCCGTCGGCGGCCTCGGCGGCCACGACGTACTTGGCCTCGTAGGCGGGGTCCGACGTGCGGGTCGCGGTGTTGATGTTCGCCAGGTTGTCGCTGACGGCGTCCATCCACTTGCGGTTCACGGTGACGCCGGTGCCGGCGATGCCGATCGCGTCGAAGATGCTCATGGGTTCGCTCCGGATGTCAGGTCAGGGGACGGGGATCAGTGCCGATCCGGCGTCATTGGCTGCTCATCGCGGTGCGCAGCAACGAGTACTTGGAGTTCAGCGCGCTCAGCACCGTCTGGTAGCTGAGGTTGGTCGAGATGTTCGAGATCGTCTCCTCGTCGAGGTTGACGTTGTTGCCGTCCTCGCGGGTCGGCTCCAGCG
Coding sequences within:
- the fliG gene encoding flagellar motor switch protein FliG yields the protein MVSTELEVAPLTGAQKAAVLLLQVGQENAAKVLGHLRPAEIEELTAEILRLRSVTPEVAGVVLEEFHGMIASPLRGGLGGLDYAQSLLEGALGAEGAAEVLGRVAEAAVVQPFQFLHQADPQQILTFLTGEHPQTIALVVAHLRPDQASMILGGLTAEMQADIALRIATMEATSSEYVRLVEDVVQRRTSTVLQAKTNTAVGGVQPLVDIINRADRGTERSILEGLAAKNAALAEEIRGLMFVFEDITTLDDRAIQLVLRGVETADLATALKGVTETVRDKILKNVSERARENLLDEIELMGPVRMSAVEESQQKVVAIIRQLEESGQIVLTRGGDDDFVS
- the flgC gene encoding flagellar basal body rod protein FlgC, whose protein sequence is MSIFDAIGIAGTGVTVNRKWMDAVSDNLANINTATRTSDPAYEAKYVVAAEAADGKGTQVAGVVTGSAEGRRVYEPTNPLADAQGYVKYPDIDMSSQMTSLMMAQRAYQANLQTITTAKEAYTSALQLGKG
- a CDS encoding FliH/SctL family protein — its product is MTSSRNFQPASTTPAGREPRVFVAVPAATSTSPRGFVGLDLAQREDGEELVRLREQARTEGYAAGWAAGMRQAAEKAAAELEAQKEAAHVAARLDRDERRAARTRAEEALLAAGDALRAEREPAIGALADTVLELALELAGAVLDREVQLMDSQVGEAVRRALKPLDAEKPVTVRVNPADLMVLTGDALKGKHSLSDTELVSFLPDPTVQPGDAIARQGDTEVDAGLRASVSRALAALVGEGADGVQA
- the fliF gene encoding flagellar basal-body MS-ring/collar protein FliF, whose protein sequence is MAKAKGSAAIVENAKNFVSGFRTFSTGQKAVVIAVVAALLGGAVLFSQWASKPSYSPLFSNLSGTDASAITDKLSADGVKYQIADGGKSILVPADKVDAERLAMAGAGLPADTGSGYTLLDDSGVTTSEFMQQKKYQIALQSELGTTIESIDGVQKAIVNLAVPQKDVFLDEQKPTTASVLLKLKPGTTLSNDNVTAIVNLVAGGVEGMDPKNVSVVDDQGNTLSSDGTGSSAQNEKTTDYNASASSALQTYLEGIYGQGNVKATVKATLDFDDKTVQSKTYTQPTKIDPLAQTTSTEVYNGNGSGSAAATGVLGPDNIAVPSGTSTAGSGNGGYSKTSGSSNPAIDETNTVVKQAPGKVTKQTVSVVLNAGAKGAAGAADVNQVTQIATQAAGVDATRGDQITVVKTAFDNTASTAAAAELAKAEKADQQAQLISYGKTGALALLVLIMLIVILIAFRRRKVETVDVLDVDPLQLGDITAPADGLKEIAPAVEKPVALEAAPVDPALEAAAARRTEVVELVSRQPEEVAELLRGWLADRRS
- the fliE gene encoding flagellar hook-basal body complex protein FliE yields the protein MSIESIGGVGDVASSLGTLAAGYGQGIADTDNAQMTSAIGGGSGTTYTGSVSALAPTGISGIGTNTSVDGSSGTDFASLLSGGIDKLQGLQSTSDDLAVKAATGDLTNVHDYMIASNEAQLATQLTVAVRNKAVDAFNEIMRMQV